In Bacteroidia bacterium, the genomic stretch GCAACAAGACCACAATTGAAATTACTCCGACTAAGAAAATATTGAAACTAAATACAATCGACTCAATGACCATTTTCTCTAATGAACACAATGAAATAAAACGTTTATCAAGAAGACAAATAGAAACCTTTGTCAACGATTGGAATAATAGCAAAGTAAGGAACTATGAAGACATTTCATTGGATTCTGTTTTTTCAAGATTTCCAGCATATCAATACAAATTGACAGTTTTTGAAAGTGGGACAGAAAGACATTTTTTCGGGTATAACTATTTGATTCTTGACACATCAAAATGGCAATACATAATCGATAAAAACCAAAAACTTGATTACTTTCATTCATATTGGAGACATTAAACAAATAAATAGATTAAGATTGGAAAGACTAACAACCAGACAAAAACAAGAAAGCCGAACCGCTAACAGCAGTTTGGCAAAATGGCGGGTGAAGTGCTAAGTTGAGCGTTTCTGCTTTTTTATCCGCCGAATGTGTTCCACATTCGCTGAAAATTTGTAAGTTAGCTCTGTGGAAACACATCGGCTCACTGTCGGTCTGAATCGAACTTCCAGTCCAATTCAATCCGCCACTATCGCCAATCTGTTCCCCGTTGTGTGCAATATTAGGAAACCCGATAACCTCAAATTTTGTCAAAGAAAAAAAATATTTCCATTTTTCAACCATTTGATTTTAAAAATCAATTTGTTGACTTAACTATATATCAAGAAGGATGGAAAGAAAGTGTAAACAATTTTTTCATTCACGCTCTTGACGACAAAACTATAAATCTACAACTGCCCTTACCTCCGCATAAAAAAACAGTGAACGATTTTTTCATTGTTACTGACGGTTATGCAAAAAGACAAGTCGGTATCAATTCTTATGAGATTCACAAAAACGAATTATTGGTTGTACCGCAACTGCAAGTTACTACTACCGACTTCTATTCAGAAGATATAAATGGTTTTTATTGCCATTTTTCTAATGATTTTCTTGCTGATAATTCGCTTTTGCTAAATTGGCAATTGACAAATGGTCAATTAAATAAAATAATAATAGAGAAAGATAAAACGGAACGAATCTGTCAATTACTTAAAATAATCAATAACCTTTATAGAGATAATTGGAAACAAAATAATAATCTAATTGCTCAATATTTACGGACTGTCATTACAGAAATAAGTTTTAAGAAAATAAAAATAAATCCCGAAAAAATCAGTAAAAAACAAAATATAGCATTAGATTACATAAGATTGATTAATGCCAATTTAGATAAAAGATATACCATTGGCGAATTGGCAGAAAAATTACATATTACACCAAATCATCTGAATAAAACCATAAAAAATCACTTGGGAAAATCAGCTCAATCGGTCTATAATGAAATTTTGTTACAAGAAGCCAAAGTACTACTATTACAAACCTCAAAAGACATAAGCGAAATTGCTTTTGAGTTGGGATTTAGTGATTTATCTTACTTTGGTAAGTTTTTTAAAAAACTATCTAAACAAACCCCATTAGAATATCGGAAAATGATTGAAAAATACCAATAATTGATTTGTTTTTGCTCTAAAGTGCTGTATTCAAGATTTAATTTTGCATAAAACAATTTTAGATATGAACCATTTCAACAAAGTACTTTTAGGAACAGCCTTATTTATGTCAGTTCTTTCAGTTAAAGCACAGGAAACAACGACCCCTGAAACAAAAAATCCACCCATCTTTATGGAAACTTTTGCAGGAGACCGTGCATTAGCTTACCAAATGATTATCAATAAAAAATTGCAGAGTGTACCAAAACTTGGTTTCTTTGGTGTTACCAACATCCAACCCGAATGGGGAGAACCTAAAATGAACGATTATATGGTTCAGGGAAATTTGACATACAGCATAGTTAGAGGAATTGACTTGTCAAGCGGTTTTATTTGGAATCCAATTGATGGAATCCGACCATCGGCAGGAGCTATTTTCTCTTATGGCAATCCGAAATTATTAGCGGTTGTAAATCCAAGAGTAGATTTGTCAAAAAATGCAAACTTTGACGCTCTTGCTTTAGTGGAGTACAAGCCTAAAATAAACGAAAAATTAAATTTATACACAAGAATACAAGGACTTTACACACACAATTTAGGACACGATTATCATAGCAGAAGCTACGTAATGCTTCGTGCAGGATTGACTTATAAAGATATTACTTTCGGAGCGGCAGCAAATTTTGATTGGTATGGACCGATGAAAATCAATAAAAATAATTTTGGTGGATTTGTTGCGGTAAACTTGTTCTAAAAAAAAATACTGCACACAACAAAGCCTTGGCGAAATGCGGGGTTAAGTGCAAAGTTGAACTTTTCTGCATATTAAGTCGCCAAAGCCAATTTTATTGGCTTTTATTTTTAAATTAGCAAATAGAAATTGGCTTTGGCTTAGTTCGGTCTGAATTGAACTTTCGCTCAATTCAAGCCCGCACTATCGCCAAGCCTCGAAACGTTAGCTACAATTTTACAGATGAAATACTACAATCTAACATTTTTTGTATTACTTACTTTCTTGAGCTGTAATAAAGTTCAAAAGCAAGAATTTACTATATCTGAAAATTTTACTGAATTGGATAGCGTAACTTCAATAATTAACTATTTTGAAATAAATCCTTCTTGGAATTATATTAATAATAAAATTGGAAATTGTATAGGGGACACAATTGACTCACAATTAAAAATTAGATTTTCCACGACAGGTACATTATTTCAATCTAATAAATTTTTGAATTTGAGTTATAAAGATGGTAAATGGAATGCAATAATTGGTAACAAACCATTATTATTAGGAGAATCAGAATATAGCAAAAAAATTGAACCTCTAATTGGTTGGGAAAAATTTGAAGATTCTCTTATAAAAATTGATATTAGATCTTTGAAAACTTACGACATAGAACAAAAACGTATAGAAGATACTATGCTAGATGGAGAATCGATGGTTATTGAAATAATCACTTCAAATGAATATAAAATATACAGTTTTAATAATCCGAGAAATTTAATTAGTAAATCCAGCGAATCTCATTCATTAAAAAAGTTTAAAAGATTGTATGAATTAATAAACCATAATTTTGAGAATCATTACGAAAAACTGTAGCTAACAAAGCCTTGGCGAAATGCGGGGTTAAGTGCAAAGTTGAACTTTTCTGCATATTAAGTCGCCAAAAGCCAATTTTATTGGCTTTTTAGTTATATTAGCAAATAGAAATTGGCTTTGGCTTAGTTTCGGTCTGAATTGAACTTTCGCTCAATTCAAGCCCGCACTTGCGCCAAGCCTCGAAACGTTATGCCTCACCCTAAAAGACGACACAACAGACAATGACAACAAGGAAAATATTAGGCTATATATTTATTGTGGTTGCAATCATTTTGACACTTGCAATTGTTGGACAGCTTTCTAAATTAATCGGGGCAATATTTGGCGTTTTTAAAATATTCACGGGTGCTTTGGACAGCTATCAAGTAGGAAAAGTTATTGGGACTGCAATTTATTGGTCATTTCATATCGCATTGACAATTACATTGTGGATTTATGGAAGACGGTGGATAAGAGACAACAAAACAGAAATTAAAGACAGCAAAAATTGACAAAAACTCTTCAAATATTATTCATTCTGACACTTGGACTAATTCTTATATTTTGGCTTGGTGACCTATTTATGGGGACTCCTGCTGACGTGAGTGACAGAGCAGTGACAGAAGGTTGGGCTAACGACAGAACAATGTATGAAGCAGAGAAAGTGAAATCAAGACTTTGGACTTTGCTTTATGCTATACCGACAATTATTTTGTTGACAATGACAATTAAGTCCATTAGACAAAAGAATGAACTTAAGTTCTATTGGACATTTTTAATCGGCTTGACAATTTTTCAAATACTACCAGTTGCAGGACTTCTAAGCGACAATGCAAATGACCCTCCATTTATTGTTCCTTTAATCTCGACCTTCTTTTTTATATTCATAAGCGGACAAATATTTTCGGTAATTAGAATTGTAAAACTTACAAAAACGAGACAACCAAAATGACAATTAAACGGACGACAGAAAAAGAAGGGCGAAGGCATAACACGGGTTTTGCGTCAGGCGGGGTGACGTGCAAACTTGGAGCTTTGTGCTTCTATTCAAGTTTAGTGCAGGTTGACAGTTTTGTGTTCCGAAACCCGCCCGAACGCAAAGCCCGGAAACGTTAGCTGCAACCTTGACGAACCACGTAACGAAATAGAAAATGTTTAAAAAAATATTTATTGGCTTTTTAATTTTATGCGGAATTGGACTTGTAATATTTATTGGTTACATATTAATGATTGTTTCTGCTTTTGGCGGTTTTGACAAAGACTATTCAGTTTCTGAACTAAAAGACAATTTTGAGAAAAACAAAACAGAGATTTACGAATTGAAAAGATATTTCAATGAAATTGTTCCAAAGAACAGATTTGTTGAAATTGAATTTAGTGACGACAATACACTAGGAAGATTTGGAATTAAAGCGTTAGACTCTACGGCAGGCGACCCAAACGGACCTATGTTTTTAGAATGGGACTTGAAAATTAATACTCAACGAATGGACAGCATTATAAAGCCAATGGGATGGACTAGAGAAACATTAAAAACTTTAAAAGAGAAGTTGGATAGGGCTAACTGCATTCAAATTGAGAGTGGTGAACCTGCAAAAATTGGCTTTCAACGAAGTGGAATGGGAATGTATTCTTTTAATGTTTTTGACAAGCCAATTCCTGACAGCTTAAAATTAAATTATAATGACAGTTGCACCTATATTCTAGTAAACGACAGACTTGTTTTAGAATATGGAGGAGGTGCGATTGGCAGTCAATGTTTTTACAATATGAAATGAGAAAGGCAGCAGCTAACACGGGTTTTGCGTCAGGCGGGCTGACGTACAAACTTAGAGCATTGTGCTTCTAATAAACTTTAGTAATAAATTGAAGCTTTGTGCTCCGAAACCCGCCCGAACGCAAAGCCCGAAACCGTTAGCGGTCACTTTATTGAAACAAATATAATTAACAGCCTGTCAATAGAATATGAACACTAAAAATATGTTAAACATAGAAATTAGAAGCAAAATTCTTGAATATTCATTAATCATTGAAAAAGCAATTAACGATTTACTCAAGTATAATTTGGGATTATTTGTACCTAATGATAATACTAGACTATTTAGCAACAAGGGACAAATTTCACTTCAAAATAAAATTGATTTATTAAATGACTTTGGAGTTTTAACAAAAGAGGAAAAATTGAATTTTGAACTTTTGATGATAATAAGAAATAAGTTCATGCACGACTTGGAATGTAACTCTTTTCAAACTTTATTTGCTCAACTAGATAATGGGATTGTAAATAGATTCAAAAAACATCTCGATGAAGGAGGACTGATTTCTAAAGAAGGCGATTGCTTAAATGCCTGTATAAATTTAGCTATAAAAAATTTAAAGATTATCGAAAAGAAAATGGAGTTACAGATAATGACTAATCGTAAAAAAGTTGAACTATTCGAAATACAAAATAAACAAATAGACTATTATTCTGATTTCACTTATGAGTTATTAAAAGGTATAACAAACGTAATTACAAAGACACGGTCAAATAACCCAGAGGTTGTTAGTTTTAAAAATGAATTACTGAAAATATTGGAAGAATCATCTCAAAAACTTGACTCTGAAACTCAAACAAATATTTATGAGAATTTTTTAAATTCTGAAGTCGATTTAAACTCAATTTTCGGAATTAGGAAACAAAATGAAAATTAAAAAAGCGAACCGCTAACAAACAAATTGGCAATAGAGCCGATGAAGTGCATCAATTGGGCTTTTGTGCAAGGTTGAAGAGCAGTAATTCTATTCAACATTTGTGCTAAAAGCGGCTCCATCGCCAATTTGCAACCCGTTAGCGGTAATTTTACCAAACAGAATGTTGAACATAAAAAAATATAATCCGATGAAGCTATAAGTAACTGTCCAAAATATATAAACTTAAACCTTTTCATTGCTTTCAAAAAGTAATGGAATTTTCTATTATTAACTTTTAAAAATTAGAAAAAATGACACAGTTACAAATGATTAACATAACAAAATCTATAGCTCAATATGACGAAAATGTTTCCGCTGTTTTTATGTATGGTTCATTTACCAAAAACGAAGGAGACAAATATTCTGACATCGAATTTTACATCTTTGTAAAAAATAAAGAAAATTTCTCGGCAGAAAAATGGGTAAATCAAATTCATCCTGTGGCTTTATATTTTATAAATGAATATGGAACCGAAGTTGCTATTTTTGAGAATTTGGTCAGAGGAGAATTTCATTTTTTAAAAACAGAGGAAATTGAAATTATCAAATCTTGGGACGGAATAGTTACATTTAGCGATTTTGACCAAATGAACCTAATCGACAAAGACGGACATTTAACGAAAACGCTTAATCAAATCAAAACGAAATCGCCCGAAAGAATAACAAATGAAAACATCTTGTGGTTAAGTCAATCATTACTGAATGTTGTACTGACAACAAGTAACTTAATTAAGCGAGAGGAATTTGCTCACGCTCATCATAGTTTATCAAACGTTCAGAA encodes the following:
- a CDS encoding AraC family transcriptional regulator, with the translated sequence MSKKKNISIFQPFDFKNQFVDLTIYQEGWKESVNNFFIHALDDKTINLQLPLPPHKKTVNDFFIVTDGYAKRQVGINSYEIHKNELLVVPQLQVTTTDFYSEDINGFYCHFSNDFLADNSLLLNWQLTNGQLNKIIIEKDKTERICQLLKIINNLYRDNWKQNNNLIAQYLRTVITEISFKKIKINPEKISKKQNIALDYIRLINANLDKRYTIGELAEKLHITPNHLNKTIKNHLGKSAQSVYNEILLQEAKVLLLQTSKDISEIAFELGFSDLSYFGKFFKKLSKQTPLEYRKMIEKYQ
- a CDS encoding aminoglycoside 6-adenylyltransferase: MTQLQMINITKSIAQYDENVSAVFMYGSFTKNEGDKYSDIEFYIFVKNKENFSAEKWVNQIHPVALYFINEYGTEVAIFENLVRGEFHFLKTEEIEIIKSWDGIVTFSDFDQMNLIDKDGHLTKTLNQIKTKSPERITNENILWLSQSLLNVVLTTSNLIKREEFAHAHHSLSNVQKYLLWLIRARINKTQHWESPTKSLEKDIDMTWYSAYKTITSDLNPKNIILAFENSLNLSEKLFDELNIETKLNEILHEIRKNYR